The following coding sequences lie in one Struthio camelus isolate bStrCam1 chromosome 32, bStrCam1.hap1, whole genome shotgun sequence genomic window:
- the LOC138063547 gene encoding linker for activation of T-cells family member 1-like isoform X1 produces the protein MDALWPAGLLWGLLLLLPTALLAALCACCRQPRGHGAQIDNYEYKPPACAPANSFMLLTRPSCPSHTPIKQQTVPSAEPFLSIPRSPQAPQSRKVSFTRPEPDNGKHRVPSWRGDVAAASPQRSQQGRGLSGEEGEHDSVPSYENEAEAGGHPRGVWPRAPSPAPPAAPEAEDDYNNDLYATGYVEVLPDAAAQPGPPQPPQARDSGSSAAPGEEYENVPDAHRHSLAADSLEYVNVPEGGASPAPRYASESEEDAPDYENLQH, from the exons ATGGACGCGCTGTGGCCTGCCGGGCTGCTCTGGggcctcctgctgctcctcccgACGGCGCTGCTGGCGGCCCTCTGCGCCTgctgccgccagccccgcg GCCACGGTGCCCAGATCGACAACTATGAGTACAA ACCCCCGGCCTGCGCCCCGGCCAACAGCTTCATGCTGCTGACGCGGCCCAGCT GCCCCTCTCACACCCCAATCAAGCAGCAGACGGTGCCCTCAGCAGAGCCCTTCCTGTCCATCCC GCGGTCCCCGCAAGCCCCTCAGAGCCGCAAGGTCTCCTTCACCCGCCCAGAACCGGACAACGGCAAGCACCGGGTCCCCAGCTGGCGTGGGGACGTGGCGGCAGCCTCACCCCAGCGTTCGCAGCAGGGACGCGGCCTttccggggaggagggggaacacG ACAGCGTGCCCAGCTACGAGAACGAGGCTGAGGCGGGGGGCCATCCCCGGGGCGTCTGGCCGCgggccccgtcccctgccccgccggcggctcccgagGCCGAGGACGACTACAACAACGACCTCTACGCCACCGGCTACGT cGAGGTGCTGCCGGAcgccgcggcccagcccggccccccgcagccgccccaggCCAGGGACAGCGGCTCCTCCG CGGCGCCCGGTGAGGAGTACGAGAACGTCCCCGATGCCCATCGCCATTCCCTGG CAGCCGACAGCCTGGAGTACGTCAACGTCCCCGAGGGGGgggccagccccgcgccccgctaCG CCAGCGAGAGCGAGGAGGATGCCCCGGACTACGAGAACCTGCAGCACTGA
- the LOC138063547 gene encoding linker for activation of T-cells family member 1-like isoform X3: MDALWPAGLLWGLLLLLPTALLAALCACCRQPRGHGAQIDNYEYKPPACAPANSFMLLTRPSCPSHTPIKQQTVPSAEPFLSIPRSPQAPQSRKVSFTRPEPDNDSVPSYENEAEAGGHPRGVWPRAPSPAPPAAPEAEDDYNNDLYATGYVEVLPDAAAQPGPPQPPQARDSGSSAAPGEEYENVPDAHRHSLAADSLEYVNVPEGGASPAPRYASESEEDAPDYENLQH, encoded by the exons ATGGACGCGCTGTGGCCTGCCGGGCTGCTCTGGggcctcctgctgctcctcccgACGGCGCTGCTGGCGGCCCTCTGCGCCTgctgccgccagccccgcg GCCACGGTGCCCAGATCGACAACTATGAGTACAA ACCCCCGGCCTGCGCCCCGGCCAACAGCTTCATGCTGCTGACGCGGCCCAGCT GCCCCTCTCACACCCCAATCAAGCAGCAGACGGTGCCCTCAGCAGAGCCCTTCCTGTCCATCCC GCGGTCCCCGCAAGCCCCTCAGAGCCGCAAGGTCTCCTTCACCCGCCCAGAACCGGACAACG ACAGCGTGCCCAGCTACGAGAACGAGGCTGAGGCGGGGGGCCATCCCCGGGGCGTCTGGCCGCgggccccgtcccctgccccgccggcggctcccgagGCCGAGGACGACTACAACAACGACCTCTACGCCACCGGCTACGT cGAGGTGCTGCCGGAcgccgcggcccagcccggccccccgcagccgccccaggCCAGGGACAGCGGCTCCTCCG CGGCGCCCGGTGAGGAGTACGAGAACGTCCCCGATGCCCATCGCCATTCCCTGG CAGCCGACAGCCTGGAGTACGTCAACGTCCCCGAGGGGGgggccagccccgcgccccgctaCG CCAGCGAGAGCGAGGAGGATGCCCCGGACTACGAGAACCTGCAGCACTGA
- the LOC138063547 gene encoding linker for activation of T-cells family member 1-like isoform X4 gives MDALWPAGLLWGLLLLLPTALLAALCACCRQPRGHGAQIDNYEYKPPACAPANSFMLLTRPSCPSHTPIKQQTVPSAEPFLSIPRSPQAPQSRKVSFTRPEPDNDSVPSYENEAEAGGHPRGVWPRAPSPAPPAAPEAEDDYNNDLYATGYVEVLPDAAAQPGPPQPPQARDSGSSAAPGEEYENVPDAHRHSLADSLEYVNVPEGGASPAPRYASESEEDAPDYENLQH, from the exons ATGGACGCGCTGTGGCCTGCCGGGCTGCTCTGGggcctcctgctgctcctcccgACGGCGCTGCTGGCGGCCCTCTGCGCCTgctgccgccagccccgcg GCCACGGTGCCCAGATCGACAACTATGAGTACAA ACCCCCGGCCTGCGCCCCGGCCAACAGCTTCATGCTGCTGACGCGGCCCAGCT GCCCCTCTCACACCCCAATCAAGCAGCAGACGGTGCCCTCAGCAGAGCCCTTCCTGTCCATCCC GCGGTCCCCGCAAGCCCCTCAGAGCCGCAAGGTCTCCTTCACCCGCCCAGAACCGGACAACG ACAGCGTGCCCAGCTACGAGAACGAGGCTGAGGCGGGGGGCCATCCCCGGGGCGTCTGGCCGCgggccccgtcccctgccccgccggcggctcccgagGCCGAGGACGACTACAACAACGACCTCTACGCCACCGGCTACGT cGAGGTGCTGCCGGAcgccgcggcccagcccggccccccgcagccgccccaggCCAGGGACAGCGGCTCCTCCG CGGCGCCCGGTGAGGAGTACGAGAACGTCCCCGATGCCCATCGCCATTCCCTGG CCGACAGCCTGGAGTACGTCAACGTCCCCGAGGGGGgggccagccccgcgccccgctaCG CCAGCGAGAGCGAGGAGGATGCCCCGGACTACGAGAACCTGCAGCACTGA
- the LOC138063547 gene encoding linker for activation of T-cells family member 1-like isoform X2 yields MDALWPAGLLWGLLLLLPTALLAALCACCRQPRGHGAQIDNYEYKPPACAPANSFMLLTRPSCPSHTPIKQQTVPSAEPFLSIPRSPQAPQSRKVSFTRPEPDNGKHRVPSWRGDVAAASPQRSQQGRGLSGEEGEHDSVPSYENEAEAGGHPRGVWPRAPSPAPPAAPEAEDDYNNDLYATGYVEVLPDAAAQPGPPQPPQARDSGSSAAPGEEYENVPDAHRHSLADSLEYVNVPEGGASPAPRYASESEEDAPDYENLQH; encoded by the exons ATGGACGCGCTGTGGCCTGCCGGGCTGCTCTGGggcctcctgctgctcctcccgACGGCGCTGCTGGCGGCCCTCTGCGCCTgctgccgccagccccgcg GCCACGGTGCCCAGATCGACAACTATGAGTACAA ACCCCCGGCCTGCGCCCCGGCCAACAGCTTCATGCTGCTGACGCGGCCCAGCT GCCCCTCTCACACCCCAATCAAGCAGCAGACGGTGCCCTCAGCAGAGCCCTTCCTGTCCATCCC GCGGTCCCCGCAAGCCCCTCAGAGCCGCAAGGTCTCCTTCACCCGCCCAGAACCGGACAACGGCAAGCACCGGGTCCCCAGCTGGCGTGGGGACGTGGCGGCAGCCTCACCCCAGCGTTCGCAGCAGGGACGCGGCCTttccggggaggagggggaacacG ACAGCGTGCCCAGCTACGAGAACGAGGCTGAGGCGGGGGGCCATCCCCGGGGCGTCTGGCCGCgggccccgtcccctgccccgccggcggctcccgagGCCGAGGACGACTACAACAACGACCTCTACGCCACCGGCTACGT cGAGGTGCTGCCGGAcgccgcggcccagcccggccccccgcagccgccccaggCCAGGGACAGCGGCTCCTCCG CGGCGCCCGGTGAGGAGTACGAGAACGTCCCCGATGCCCATCGCCATTCCCTGG CCGACAGCCTGGAGTACGTCAACGTCCCCGAGGGGGgggccagccccgcgccccgctaCG CCAGCGAGAGCGAGGAGGATGCCCCGGACTACGAGAACCTGCAGCACTGA